A portion of the Vicia villosa cultivar HV-30 ecotype Madison, WI unplaced genomic scaffold, Vvil1.0 ctg.000141F_1_1_1, whole genome shotgun sequence genome contains these proteins:
- the LOC131624592 gene encoding protein Brevis radix-like 4, whose amino-acid sequence MAERLPIGAARNVRSPSNSTPGSNDLNIASIDRLNIQATSPESDVTGSYSQLSSNGSSTVTDRSAGHCKHSQSDAASRNGSKPKENESRNESEWVEQDEPGVYITLTSLASGAIDLKRVRFSRKRFSEKQAEHWWAENRVRVYEQYNVRTIDKSTIGIGSMDLAH is encoded by the exons ATGGCTGAAAGGCTGCCCATAGGAGCAGCTAGGAATGTCAGATCACCCTCTAACTCCACTCCTGGTTCCAATGACTTGAACATTGCTTCCATCGATAGATTAAATATTCAAGCAACAAGCCCAGAATCAGACGTAACTGGATCATATAGCCAGTTATCTTCAAATGGATCAAGCACTGTCACCGACCGTTCTGCTGGTCACTGTAAACATAGTCAATCAGATGCAGCTAGCAGAAATGGGAGCAAACCAAAGGAGAATGAGTCCCGTAATGAGAGCGAGTGGGTTGAGCAAGATGAGCCTGGTGTATATATTACTCTGACTTCCTTAGCAAGCGGTGCAATAGATCTCAAGAGGGTTCGGTTCAG TCGCAAACGGTTTAGTGAGAAACAAGCAGAACATTGGTGGGCTGAAAATCGAGTAAGAGTATATGAACAGTACAATGTGCGCACGATTGACAAGTCAACCATTGGTATTGGGAGTATGGACCTGGCTCATTGA